In Coleofasciculus sp. FACHB-1120, the genomic stretch ACCCCTAGACTCCTCAACAGAGGTATCGGGAACAGGTTCATCAACGTTGTCATAATCATGAGTTGCGTCATTCAGATCCGATTCCTCAGAATAATCGGCGCGTGCGGTATCGGGGCCAGCATCAGGGGTGAGAAACCCACTGCCAGTGTTATCAGCGCCAACGGCATCAACGTGCTTCGGTTGATTTGAAAACATTGTTTTTCCTCTAGCTATTAAGGCACAAATGAGATTTCATAACTACAGATTTTTTCTGTCAGGTATGCCATAAGTGTTGAAATTTTATTGCCGCTATACATCAGCCTGAAGGCTTAGACTCAGTTGAGAGCAATCGCACTTTGCCGATGGAGTGAGATGGGGTGCGATCGCATCTTTACCCCGTTGTCAGTCAGTAATTTTGCTATGGCTAGATGTGATTTTTTAGGCGTAGACGGGAACACTAAATGAGGGAAGCGATCGCGCCTTTAGCGTTGCGCTTCACTCCACTCAGAATGGAAAATAATAACTTATTAGACTTTTAAGACTTTTAAAAAACTCTCTAAAAGTAAAGACAGTTAGTGGCGATCACATCCTCTGCTAGCCCCTTTACTACACAAAAAACCGAGACACAGGACAGGTAAAATCTGGCAACAGAGGAGAATTAATTTCATCATTAGTTCGCAGCGTTGCAACTAATCTCAGCGTGGCATTTTCGCGGCGGTAGACTTCAACTTGTTGCAAGCGCCAATCAGCAATCCAATACTCTTGGACTCCCCGCGATGCGTAAAGCTTGAGTTTAGCTTCTCTATCTCGGCGTTCATTCTCCACACCAGGTGATAACACCTCCACCACTAATTCTGGTGCGCCAGTCAGATGTCCCGCCTCGTCTAGCAACACAGCTAGTCTTTCGTTGCTAGCCCATACCACATCTGGTATGACGTTATCTGATTCGCTGAATAGCACGCCCGGAGTGATGCTTGCTTGCCCTAAACCACTAAACACAGACCAAGCATCAACTTCTCGACAGATGTTGAAGCAGGTGCGTTGATGCTTCCAGTGAGGCGCTCTGGTCATAAACAACTCTCCATCAATAATCTCATAGCGTGTGCCTTCGTTTTCAGGTAAGAGGTTTATGTCTGTGGTAGTCCAACGCACTCCATTAGTTATCGTAGGCTGCATAGGAGAACTCCTTTTCATTAGCTGTATATATAGTATCCCTATTAAAAAACCCGGTTTCTCTCCTGAAACCGGGTTCTTTGATGAAATGTAGCAGGAGTTATTCGCTAATAGCTACCTGCACTTTATCTTCCACCACTCTTACAGGAAAAGTAGGAACGCTTACGGTTTCGTCGTCTAAACATTCTCCGGTAAGCAAGTTAAAATTTTGCTTGTAGATGGGGGATGCAACTTTGGGAATGCCATTGCGATCGCCTACAATTCCCCGCGACAAGACAAACGCTTTGCTAAAAGGATCGTAATTGCCTAAAGCAAATACATCAGTTTCTTGTCCCACGCGGAAAATCGCCACCTGTTTATCTTCAACTAAAGCACAAACTCCTGTGTTAGGAGCGATCGCTGACAGTGGACAGATATCAACCCATGTAGCAATTGTCTGACGAATCGGTAATGCTTGAACCATTTTATTTTCCTATTGATTAAGGGTATGACTGTAGCAAAAGCTAGAAAAATTCACCACGGTGCAGTTCAAACTAACTCAATCACTCGATATTTTGTTATTTGAACCGTACTGCATAGCTCGCTTAGTGCAGGTTCCAAATACAGCACGGCTGCAATGTTCTTTCTGCCGGATTCCTGCTGCTTACGCTTAATTTCCTCCAGCTCTACACAATGTTTCTTGACACGAAACATTCCCATGTACTTCCACCTAGCTCGATGTAGTTTGAGAAACACTGGAATAGCGCCTCCTTGTTGGCAGAGCATCTGAGCTTTCTGTTTCACTTTCGGTGAATCTTCTACCAAAACTTCATCAGGAGCTTTTGAGTCTAGAGCAGGTTTAAAACATCCACACACAATCTTTCCCGCACGCTGAGGAAGATAAGTTTGGAGTTCTCCACCAAATGCAGAATGGATTTGATAGCGGGTGTAGGTTTTTCCTACTTCAAATAACATCAGCTTTTTTTGAACTGTAGGTAATGCACCAGAGCAGAGATTAGCCTATTCGGAAATACCAACCAAAACCTTCTCATGGTCATAAGCTGGATGTTTTTGCCCCCGTTCCTTTACATAAATTAAACTGGGATCGGGCTGGTCGGAATTAACAAAATGACGGAATCGCTTCACTTTTTCTGGGTCTTCAATTGTGGCTTTCCACTCACATTGATAGGTATTGACAAGGTGCTGCATTTCTAATTCCAATTCAGCACCAATCCCTAGGGAATCTTCAACAATGACCTGTTTCAAGTATTCAATGCCCCCTTCCAGTTTATTGAACCAAGTTGCCGTGCGTTCTAATCGATTCGCGGTGCGAATATAGAACATCAAGAACCGATCCAAATATTTAATCAGTGTTTCCTTGTCAATATCTGTTGCTAACAAAACGGCGTGTTGTGGCTTCATTCCACCATTGCCACATACATACAAATTCCAGCCATTTTCAGTTGCGATAATGCCAAAATCCTTGCTTTGAGCTTCGGCACACTCGCGGGTACAACCGGATACAGCTGATTTTAATTTGTGAGGCGATCGCAAGCCTCGATATCGCAGTTCGATCTCAATCGCCAAACTGGTTGAATCCTGCACTCCAAAGCGACACCAAGTGCTACCTACACAAGATTTGACTGTGCGAAGTGCCTTTCCATAAGCGTGTCCCGATTCAAATCCAGCATCTATCAGTCGTTGCCAAATTTGGGGTAATTGATCTACCCTCGCACCTAATAAATCGATCCGCTGTCCACCTGTAATTTTGGTGTAAAGACCAAAATCTTTAGCAACGAGTCCCAACACAATCAGCTGATCTGGTGTTAGTTCACCACCGGGAACTCTGGGGATTACTGAATAAGTTCCATCCTTCTGAATATTTGCCAAGTAATAATCATTGGTATCCTGCAAACCGACGTGAGGCATTTCCAAAATATACTCGTTCCAAGTAGAAGCGAGAATAGAGGCGACCGCAGGCTTACAAATCTCACAACCTTTACCTTTCCCATGTTTTTGAATTAAATCTTCAAAAGTCAGGATTTTTTGAGAACGCACCAAGTGATAAAGTTCCTGACGGGAATAGGCGAAGTGTTCGCAGAGATGATTTTTTACTTCTATCCCCGCTTTCTTCATTTCAGCTTTGAGGATATCCGTCACCAGTGGCACGCAACCGCCGCAACCTGTCCCGGCTTGAGTGCATTTCTTGACACTGGCAATATCAGTGAGTTTTCCTTCTTGGATAGCAGTACAAATTTGCTCTTTGCTGACATTATTGCAAGAACAAATTTGGGCAGTATCTGGTAAACTTTCCACACCCATGCCTACTTTAGCCGTCTGACCTTCGCGGGGTGGCATGAGCAAATCTTCTGGATGAGGCGGGAGCGCGATCGCATTCTGCACAAATTGCAGCAGCGTACCGTAAGCTGAAGCATCTCCTACCAGGATTCCACCTAAAAGATGGCTCCCATCTTCATTTAAAACCAGTTTTTTGTAAACACCCTGGATAGTATCAGTAATGGCAATTTCTTTAGCGCCGGGAGATTTGGCAAAGGCATCCCCGAAACTGGCAACATCCACTCCCAACAGTTTGAGTTTGGTGGACATATCCGCGCCGATAAAGCTGCTCGTCGCCGTTTTGCTCAGAATATCTGCCGCTACGCTTGCCATTGTATAGCCAGGAGCGACTAAGCCGTAAATTCGATTTTGATAGAGGGCGCATTCTCCAATAGCATAAATATTTGGATCGGAAGTTTGGCAAGAATCGTTGATAATGATACCGCCGCGATCGCCTACTGCTAATCCACATCCTCTCGCGATTTCATCGCGAGGGCGGATTCCCGCAGAAAAGACAATCATATCTGTCTCTAACTCTTCACCGTCAGCAAAAGTCATTTTGGCAACCTTGCCATCAATGCTGACAATTTCGGTTGTGGATTTATTGGTATGAATTGAAACCCCAAGTTCTTCTATCTTGTTGCGAAGAATGGTGCCACCAATATCATCAATTTGCAGCGGCATTAATCTGGGTGCAAACTCAACAACATGGGTTTTTAAGCCCATATTTTTGAGAGCATTCGCACATTCCAAACCTAATAAACCACCCCCAATGACGACACCAGTTTGGCAACTCTTCGCGTATGCCAACATTGCCTCAAGGTCATCGATTGTCCGGTAGACAAAATTTCCTTTAGCATCATTTCCTTTGATTGGCGGCACAAAAGGATAAGAACCCGTTGCTAAAACAACTTTGTCATAAGCAATTGTTATCCCATTCGCTGATGTAACTGTTTTTTCTCCCCGATTAATCGCAACTGCCTTATCACCAATATGGATTTCAATTCCATTTTCTTGGTACAAACCCGGTTGAACTAATGATAAATCTGCCGCAGTCTTGCCTGAAAAGAAGCCACTCAAATTAACCCGATCGTAAGCAACGCGAGGCTCTTCGCAAAATGCGATCAAATTCCATTCCTGTGCCGCTCCTTTGGCGATCATCAGTTCTAGAAACTTGTGTCCTACCATACCGTTGCCGATAACAATAAGATTCTTTTTGCCTGTCATGCAGTTTTATAACGCCTATTTTTACAATCTTCTTCATTAGTCCTATAAAAGATTTCAAAGTCAGTTTGTAAAAATTGTTACAGTAAACTGGATGGCTATGCAGTGTGCGAATGATCCCGATTTTGTTTCTGCATGATCGGTTAAAAAGGCATCCAAATGTGGATCAACCGAGCCGCGATACGCATTTCAAATTTATTTGTAGAACCCCGCATTGAGCATAAAACGATAGGGGCAATGTATGCATTACCCCTACAACAAGAAACTTAAATTTGATTTTAAGAAGTACATCCAAGAAATTCGCTTTAGCAGCAAAATGGCTGGAGCAATTACCTAGTTATGAATCCTGCCCTCTGGCAGAATGGTCTTGAAAAGGTTTACGCGATCAAAGCTAACTCCGTAGAGCATTGCCCTTTGGAGGTTTGCACGCCGTAGATTTGCCCAATTCAAATCTGCTTGGTGGAGATTTGCGCCTTCTAAATCTGCACCTTCGAGGTTTGCCTACGATAGATCCACCGAAGTTAACCTTCTAACTGAAACAGGGTGGGCAATGCCCACCCTGTTCAACGAAAATGTGACTTAAGTTTTATTCTTCAGTTTTATTCTTCTTTGGGGCCAAAAACCATTTGTAGAAGTATTGGCAGACCGTCGGCGCGGTGATGTTTATCTGCCCAATCTCGAATGATCGTATCCAGTTCTTGCATAGCTGACTCAATTTGATCCGCTGGAATATCTAGTTCCTCTAGTATCCGCATCACATTTCTCTGTCGGTCTGCCCAATCTTTCATGAGTCGGAAGTACCGAGCGGTATCCTCAATCATGATATAGGTACGTTCTTCGTCCTCAGCGGGTGAGTAGGAAGCGCGGGTGAGGGCATAGAAAGGCAATCCCCAAGGAGAATCAATCCGTGTCACCGTGCCGGAATAGATTAAGCGCCGCTTGATATGTTCGGCAAAAGCTTCACTCAAAGGGATGCGACGTTCTTCGGGCAAGTCTTCCTGAGATCGGCTGTGGAGAAATTCAATTAATTCCAGAAACTGAAAGGCGTTGATTAGCTGGGCATCCGGCAGATTATTTGGCAGTTTTTCCTCAAGGTATCGCTTTTCGTCAGCGGTAAGGTTGGTGCTATAGATGCGCGATCGCCCTGGTTGCCACGGAAATTGCTCCATCCAAACATAGGGAAACTGAATTAAATACCGAGGTTCTTGGGAACCCAGCATCTTCAGCAGTTTTCCTTCAGTCAGCGCTTGGCGAACTTCCTCTACGATGACTTTGACTCGCTTTGGCTCAATATGGTGCAGGTGTCCCGTCATCCGGATATTTTGACCCTGCTCCAAATAAGTCATGTAAATCGCACACTTTGCCGCCGTGGCAGCAGCATCCAGGAATGCCCCGTGCCGGTGCCCGCCAGTTCTCATTGCACTGAAGGCCAGATAAAACATGATCTGATCCATCGCACCGGGGCTGAGGATTTTGATCAGATCCAGGTCATTGCTCATATCAGGGGTGATCGCATCGCAAGGGTACAAAACTCTGGTTCCTTGGTGAAAATGGTGAAAAGCTAATGTTTCCACATTTGCAGTGAGTTCAATTCACTCGCTGAAACGACTGAACTCTAGGCACCCCGATAGCATAAATGTAAATAATCTCTAATTATAGAAAAGGACGGACGAATATATACCTTTTGCCAGGGAATAAATTTCCCGCGACAGGCAAAATTGGAAAAATAGTGCCCCAAAGAGTGCCCCAAGTATACCGACAAAAACCCGTCAGGAACTGGTTTGCTGCCTTAGGATACATTCTTATTACTCTCAGCCGCAAGGTAAAAAGCCGATCGATGACTTGTCCAAATTTGGCTAAATAGGGGATAATTCTAGACAGGAGCGATATATTCGGGCGAAAACGCATCTCGACGTCCGGTGCCTTTATCCGGAGACGGTTCATTCCACGGTTTCATCAATACGGCTAGATCGGAAGACGTGGATGGTGGGAGCTTGGCGGAGGCAGACTGGATCTCCAAGAAATTAACTGAAGAGATTGATAGTAAGCTCAACAACATGATAGAGGTGTAAGGGCGCATAGCAGATGTCCGTGTCAGGGTTATAGTCCCTGATACGGTGTTCTTGATCGTTAACCAGGAAAATTTTCGATTGGAGCTTAGTCGGTTCCGATCAATTTCTGCTTTTCCTTCGGGTTAGAGGTACGATGCCTAAGGGTCAAAAATGGGTGCGATCGCTGCTGCGTCAATAATCTTTTCCACAACCAACCATTTGCCCGATTGATTGAGATAGCCCCACACACAGAGCGGCTGCCGATCGATGCAGATTTGGAGTTGTTGGTCTACTTCTGGGTGCAAGGCGATCGCTATCCAGGTTTGGGCTTCCCCAGCAGCTGGCTCCTCTAAAGTGAAGG encodes the following:
- a CDS encoding Uma2 family endonuclease, producing MQPTITNGVRWTTTDINLLPENEGTRYEIIDGELFMTRAPHWKHQRTCFNICREVDAWSVFSGLGQASITPGVLFSESDNVIPDVVWASNERLAVLLDEAGHLTGAPELVVEVLSPGVENERRDREAKLKLYASRGVQEYWIADWRLQQVEVYRRENATLRLVATLRTNDEINSPLLPDFTCPVSRFFV
- the nirD gene encoding nitrite reductase small subunit NirD is translated as MVQALPIRQTIATWVDICPLSAIAPNTGVCALVEDKQVAIFRVGQETDVFALGNYDPFSKAFVLSRGIVGDRNGIPKVASPIYKQNFNLLTGECLDDETVSVPTFPVRVVEDKVQVAISE
- the nirB gene encoding nitrite reductase large subunit NirB — encoded protein: MTGKKNLIVIGNGMVGHKFLELMIAKGAAQEWNLIAFCEEPRVAYDRVNLSGFFSGKTAADLSLVQPGLYQENGIEIHIGDKAVAINRGEKTVTSANGITIAYDKVVLATGSYPFVPPIKGNDAKGNFVYRTIDDLEAMLAYAKSCQTGVVIGGGLLGLECANALKNMGLKTHVVEFAPRLMPLQIDDIGGTILRNKIEELGVSIHTNKSTTEIVSIDGKVAKMTFADGEELETDMIVFSAGIRPRDEIARGCGLAVGDRGGIIINDSCQTSDPNIYAIGECALYQNRIYGLVAPGYTMASVAADILSKTATSSFIGADMSTKLKLLGVDVASFGDAFAKSPGAKEIAITDTIQGVYKKLVLNEDGSHLLGGILVGDASAYGTLLQFVQNAIALPPHPEDLLMPPREGQTAKVGMGVESLPDTAQICSCNNVSKEQICTAIQEGKLTDIASVKKCTQAGTGCGGCVPLVTDILKAEMKKAGIEVKNHLCEHFAYSRQELYHLVRSQKILTFEDLIQKHGKGKGCEICKPAVASILASTWNEYILEMPHVGLQDTNDYYLANIQKDGTYSVIPRVPGGELTPDQLIVLGLVAKDFGLYTKITGGQRIDLLGARVDQLPQIWQRLIDAGFESGHAYGKALRTVKSCVGSTWCRFGVQDSTSLAIEIELRYRGLRSPHKLKSAVSGCTRECAEAQSKDFGIIATENGWNLYVCGNGGMKPQHAVLLATDIDKETLIKYLDRFLMFYIRTANRLERTATWFNKLEGGIEYLKQVIVEDSLGIGAELELEMQHLVNTYQCEWKATIEDPEKVKRFRHFVNSDQPDPSLIYVKERGQKHPAYDHEKVLVGISE
- the hetR gene encoding heterocyst differentiation master regulator HetR encodes the protein MSNDLDLIKILSPGAMDQIMFYLAFSAMRTGGHRHGAFLDAAATAAKCAIYMTYLEQGQNIRMTGHLHHIEPKRVKVIVEEVRQALTEGKLLKMLGSQEPRYLIQFPYVWMEQFPWQPGRSRIYSTNLTADEKRYLEEKLPNNLPDAQLINAFQFLELIEFLHSRSQEDLPEERRIPLSEAFAEHIKRRLIYSGTVTRIDSPWGLPFYALTRASYSPAEDEERTYIMIEDTARYFRLMKDWADRQRNVMRILEELDIPADQIESAMQELDTIIRDWADKHHRADGLPILLQMVFGPKEE